In Aquimarina sp. TRL1, a single window of DNA contains:
- a CDS encoding sugar transferase yields MYRLVFKRLLDFLAAFFGLLILSPVLIIVIIVLLFSNKGKPFFFQTRPGKDGKLFRIIKLKSMNDKKDANGELLPYKDRITKTGAFVRKYSLDEIPQLINVLKGDMSLIGPRPLLEQYLPLYNERQKKRHLVRPGITGWAQVNGRNAISWSQKFEYDVWYVENLSLLLDIRIIFKTIKKVLIKEGVNNQENLNMPVFTGNDNE; encoded by the coding sequence AAGAGATTACTTGATTTTTTAGCCGCATTTTTTGGGCTGTTGATTTTGTCACCGGTTTTGATAATAGTCATCATCGTTTTATTGTTCTCGAATAAAGGAAAACCTTTTTTCTTTCAAACCAGACCTGGTAAAGATGGAAAGCTCTTTAGGATTATCAAGTTAAAATCCATGAATGATAAAAAAGATGCCAATGGGGAATTATTACCATATAAAGATCGAATTACTAAAACAGGAGCATTTGTTCGTAAGTATTCGTTGGATGAAATTCCGCAGCTGATTAATGTATTGAAGGGCGATATGAGTTTAATAGGTCCGAGGCCTTTATTAGAGCAATACCTTCCGTTATACAATGAACGGCAGAAAAAAAGACATTTGGTGCGCCCAGGGATAACAGGATGGGCACAGGTAAATGGGCGAAATGCAATCAGCTGGTCTCAAAAATTTGAATACGATGTCTGGTATGTAGAAAACCTAAGCCTCTTATTAGATATTAGAATAATATTCAAAACCATTAAGAAGGTTTTGATAAAGGAAGGAGTGAATAATCAAGAAAATCTAAACATGCCGGTATTTACAGGTAATGATAACGAATAA